In Macadamia integrifolia cultivar HAES 741 chromosome 5, SCU_Mint_v3, whole genome shotgun sequence, a single window of DNA contains:
- the LOC122079999 gene encoding rab9 effector protein with kelch motifs-like isoform X2, translating to MRWEKVEVNQRLTETHPEPSRSVALSVEFVGPGRRWGHSCNAIHGGKLLYVFGGYGPDNCQTNDVHIFDTVKQEWIKPTMRGIAPSPRDSHSCTTVGNNLFVFGGTDGKNPLKDLVILDTSTNTWMCPRVRGKGPTPREGHSAALVGKRLFIFGGCGKSWQSSYEVYYNDLHILDTESLEWQKVVTSGNPPSARDSHTCSSWTNKIIVIGGEDSSDCYLSDVHILDTDTLVWRELSTSGHMLPPRASHSTVILGRNLFVFGGFADARNLYDDIHMLDIVSGVWTNVMVDGQGPTARFSVAGDSLDPQKGILVFIGGCNQDLEALHDMYYLHTEISMENGRDGQKQEKFSLKKELKRKCQEQHLPAGQPIDDKEVPQHGTMPELHRPIPVPMLMPIQMQAPMTICGQGSKHNLSSDELEASQGKIFEAKVTETFCYGHKIETIIDGKLLRGLIFSYVPKFSHVAGDYHSRKRLALEAGGVKLGDSYAVEQEPVCCRQDDDVHVHGNPEASMATLPNVKDEGENQLNPITKIPGDKSAKAKNMITSTSN from the exons ATGAGGTGGGAGAAGGTGGAGGTGAACCAGAGACTGACAGAAACTCATCCGGAACCTAGTAGATCTGTGGCTCTATCGGTTGAGTTCGTTGGGCCTGGAAGAAGATGGGGGCATTCTTGCAATGCTATTCATGGAGGGAAACTCCTTTATGTTTTCGGAGGTTATGGTCCGGACAACTGTCAAACAAATGACGTGCATATTTTTGATACTG TTAAGCAGGAATGGATTAAGCCTACGATGAGAGGCATTGCCCCGTCTCCAAGGGACAGTCATAGTTGTACCACCGTTGGGAACAACTTGTTTGTGTTTGGGGGTACGGATGGGAAGAATCCACTCAAGGATTTGGTCATCCTAGATACAT CTACCAACACATGGATGTGTCCGAGAGTACGTGGGAAAGGACCAACACCACGCGAAGGACATAGTGCAGCACTTGTTGGGAAACGGCTTTTCATATTCGGAGGCTGTGGTAAATCATGGCAGAGTTCATATGAAGTATATTATAATGATCTCCACATTTTGGATACAG AGAGTTTAGAATGGCAGAAGGTTGTAACATCTGGAAATCCACCTTCTGCACGAGATAGTCATACCTGTTCATCTTGGACAAACAAAATTATAGTAATTGGCGGAGAAGATTCATCCGACTGTTATCTGTCGGATGTCCACATCCTTGATACAG ATACTCTTGTTTGGAGGGAACTAAGCACTTCTGGCCATATGTTACCACCTCGCGCTAGCCATTCGACTGTTATTCTTGGTAGAAACCTGTTTGTTTTTGGAGGATTTGCTGATGCCAGAAATTTATATGATGACATTCATATGCTTGACATAG TTAGTGGGGTTTGGACCAATGTGATGGTTGACGGCCAGGGGCCTACTGCCAGATTTTCTGTTGCTGGGGATTCTTTGGATCCACAGAAGGGTATTCTTGTGTTCATAGGTGGTTGCAATCAGGATCTTGAGGCCCTGCATGATATGTATTATTTACACACAG AAATTTCAATGGAAAATGGACGAGATGGACAGAAGCAAGAGAAATTTTCACTCAAAAAAGAATTGAAGAGGAAATGTCAAGAACAACATCTTCCAGCAGGCCAACCAATTGATGATAAAGAAGTTCCCCAGCATGGGACAATGCCTGAATTGCACCGGCCCATACCTGTTCCAATGCTGATGCCAATACAAATGCAAGCACCCATGACAATTTGTGGCCAAGGAA GCAAACATAATCTTTCATCTGATGAATTAGAGGCATCTCAAGGAAAGATATTTGAAGCCAAGGTTACTGAAACTTTCTGCTATGGGCATAAGATTGAAACTATCATTGATGGAAAGCTGCTTCGAGGATTAATATTTTCTTACGTACCAAAATTTTCCCATGTAGCTGGTGACTACCACAGTAG GAAAAGGTTGGCCTTAGAGGCTGGTGGTGTTAAGTTGGGTGATAGTTACGCAGTCGAACAGGAACCAGTATGTTGCAGACAGGACGATGATGTCCAT GTTCATGGAAACCCAGAAGCATCAATGGCAACTCTTCCAAATGTGAAAGATGAAGGCGAAAATCAACTGAATCCCATCACAAAAATTCCTGGTGATAAATCTGCTAAAGCCAAGAATATGATCACTTCAACTTCAAACTGA
- the LOC122079999 gene encoding rab9 effector protein with kelch motifs-like isoform X1: MRWEKVEVNQRLTETHPEPSRSVALSVEFVGPGRRWGHSCNAIHGGKLLYVFGGYGPDNCQTNDVHIFDTVKQEWIKPTMRGIAPSPRDSHSCTTVGNNLFVFGGTDGKNPLKDLVILDTSTNTWMCPRVRGKGPTPREGHSAALVGKRLFIFGGCGKSWQSSYEVYYNDLHILDTESLEWQKVVTSGNPPSARDSHTCSSWTNKIIVIGGEDSSDCYLSDVHILDTDTLVWRELSTSGHMLPPRASHSTVILGRNLFVFGGFADARNLYDDIHMLDIVSGVWTNVMVDGQGPTARFSVAGDSLDPQKGILVFIGGCNQDLEALHDMYYLHTEISMENGRDGQKQEKFSLKKELKRKCQEQHLPAGQPIDDKEVPQHGTMPELHRPIPVPMLMPIQMQAPMTICGQGSKHNLSSDELEASQGKIFEAKVTETFCYGHKIETIIDGKLLRGLIFSYVPKFSHVAGDYHSRKRLALEAGGVKLGDSYAVEQEPVCCRQDDDVHQVHGNPEASMATLPNVKDEGENQLNPITKIPGDKSAKAKNMITSTSN, encoded by the exons ATGAGGTGGGAGAAGGTGGAGGTGAACCAGAGACTGACAGAAACTCATCCGGAACCTAGTAGATCTGTGGCTCTATCGGTTGAGTTCGTTGGGCCTGGAAGAAGATGGGGGCATTCTTGCAATGCTATTCATGGAGGGAAACTCCTTTATGTTTTCGGAGGTTATGGTCCGGACAACTGTCAAACAAATGACGTGCATATTTTTGATACTG TTAAGCAGGAATGGATTAAGCCTACGATGAGAGGCATTGCCCCGTCTCCAAGGGACAGTCATAGTTGTACCACCGTTGGGAACAACTTGTTTGTGTTTGGGGGTACGGATGGGAAGAATCCACTCAAGGATTTGGTCATCCTAGATACAT CTACCAACACATGGATGTGTCCGAGAGTACGTGGGAAAGGACCAACACCACGCGAAGGACATAGTGCAGCACTTGTTGGGAAACGGCTTTTCATATTCGGAGGCTGTGGTAAATCATGGCAGAGTTCATATGAAGTATATTATAATGATCTCCACATTTTGGATACAG AGAGTTTAGAATGGCAGAAGGTTGTAACATCTGGAAATCCACCTTCTGCACGAGATAGTCATACCTGTTCATCTTGGACAAACAAAATTATAGTAATTGGCGGAGAAGATTCATCCGACTGTTATCTGTCGGATGTCCACATCCTTGATACAG ATACTCTTGTTTGGAGGGAACTAAGCACTTCTGGCCATATGTTACCACCTCGCGCTAGCCATTCGACTGTTATTCTTGGTAGAAACCTGTTTGTTTTTGGAGGATTTGCTGATGCCAGAAATTTATATGATGACATTCATATGCTTGACATAG TTAGTGGGGTTTGGACCAATGTGATGGTTGACGGCCAGGGGCCTACTGCCAGATTTTCTGTTGCTGGGGATTCTTTGGATCCACAGAAGGGTATTCTTGTGTTCATAGGTGGTTGCAATCAGGATCTTGAGGCCCTGCATGATATGTATTATTTACACACAG AAATTTCAATGGAAAATGGACGAGATGGACAGAAGCAAGAGAAATTTTCACTCAAAAAAGAATTGAAGAGGAAATGTCAAGAACAACATCTTCCAGCAGGCCAACCAATTGATGATAAAGAAGTTCCCCAGCATGGGACAATGCCTGAATTGCACCGGCCCATACCTGTTCCAATGCTGATGCCAATACAAATGCAAGCACCCATGACAATTTGTGGCCAAGGAA GCAAACATAATCTTTCATCTGATGAATTAGAGGCATCTCAAGGAAAGATATTTGAAGCCAAGGTTACTGAAACTTTCTGCTATGGGCATAAGATTGAAACTATCATTGATGGAAAGCTGCTTCGAGGATTAATATTTTCTTACGTACCAAAATTTTCCCATGTAGCTGGTGACTACCACAGTAG GAAAAGGTTGGCCTTAGAGGCTGGTGGTGTTAAGTTGGGTGATAGTTACGCAGTCGAACAGGAACCAGTATGTTGCAGACAGGACGATGATGTCCAT CAGGTTCATGGAAACCCAGAAGCATCAATGGCAACTCTTCCAAATGTGAAAGATGAAGGCGAAAATCAACTGAATCCCATCACAAAAATTCCTGGTGATAAATCTGCTAAAGCCAAGAATATGATCACTTCAACTTCAAACTGA
- the LOC122078366 gene encoding 60S ribosomal protein L39 yields the protein MPSHKTFKIKKKLAKKMRQNRPIPHWIRMRTDNTIRYNAKRRHWRRTKLGF from the exons ATG CCGTCCCACAAGACTTTTAAAATCAAGAAGAAGCTGGCGAAGAAGATGAGGCAGAACAGGCCCATCCCCCACTGGATTCGTATGAGGACCGATAACACTATCAG ATATAACGCGAAACGGAGGCACTGGCGCCGtactaagctagggttttga
- the LOC122079727 gene encoding protein SPIRAL1-like 2, protein MGRGVSSGGGQSSLGYLFGSGEAPKPAAKQAEPAQPTQNAQPAQPTQHAQPAQSQGQGANNGPSPKPTVASQPVDNTKQIPAGIQGNTSKNANNYFRADGQNSGNFITDRPSTKVHAAPGGGSSLGYLFGDGGN, encoded by the exons ATGGGTCGTGGAGTCAGCAGCGGAGGCGGGCAGAGTTCATTGGGCTACTTGTTTGGAAGTGGTGAGGCCCCAAAGCCTGCTGCCAAGCAGGCTGAACCTGCTCAGCCTACTCAGAATGCTCAGCCTGCTCAGCCTACTCAGCATGCTCAGCCTGCTCAGAGCCAGGGACAGGGTGCAAATAATGGACCGTCCCCAAAGCCTACAGTTGCTTCTCAACCGGTGGATAACACTAAGCAGATTCCAGCTGGCATCCAAGGGAACACTTCTAAAAATGCAAACAACTACTTCCGAGCTGATGGTCAGAACAGTGGCAACTTCATCACG GATCGACCTTCAACTAAGGTTCATGCAGCCCCAGGTGGTGGGTCTTCTCTCGGTTACCTGTTTGGTGATGGTGGAAATTAA